From Polaribacter haliotis:
AGAGATTCTATCTCCCTAGATGCTATTGAATATAAAGGAATTTCAGAAGAACATTTAAATTTAATTAAAGCGCGTGCAAACCTTAATAAAGGCGAAAAATACACAAAAGTAGACATTGCAAAAGGGATAAATACAGCCATGGGTACAGCTTTATTTGAGCAGATTGCATATGGTTTTTTTGACAAAGAAAATAAAACAACACTTTTTTTAAATGCATCTGAAATTGCAAACCATCAAATTAAAGGGGCTGTGCATTATAATAATGAATTGGGTGCTGGATTAATTTTGAATTATACAGGGCGAAATTTAATAGGAAAATCTTCTAGAAGTCTTATTACTATTGATTTAGCAAAGAATCCGAAAATTAGATTGCAACATCAAAATATATTAGGGGAAAATAAAAATTGGTGGATGCGAAGTGAATTGTATGTAAATAATTACAGTCAAGGTTTGTTTACAGCTGGTTTTAGAACAGAGGATTATAAATATAGGTTTCAGCAAGTAAAAAGTAAGATAAACCGAAATTTAAGCTCTCTAAAAAGTTACGTTGGTATAGGATTCGAATATGAAAACACCGTTTTAAAACCACAGGTTCCCATAGATGTAACGTCAGATGAAGGAGACCAAATTAGTAGATATCGATATCAAGATTATTTAGGAACTTTAAGCTTTCATTACAATACCATAAACAAACAATATTTTGCAACCCAAGGTACATCTGTTGCTGTAAACTATAAAAGATCGTTGAATAATTTATTGAATATAGATATTTTTTCGTTTGATACACCAGAAGATATTGAATTAGAATCGTCTCTTGCTAACTATCATAAATTATCCATAGCAGCATCGAAAAGAATACCTATATCACCAAAATCTACACTAATTACAGGAATTACAAGTGGTTTTATTTTTGAAGATTCCGTAAAAGAAAATGAGCTTTCTTTTACAGATTATTCAGTTGGGCCTTCTTATTATTTGGGTGGAAATGCATCTATTGCACGAGGTGGAAGTTTTATAGTTCCTGGACTAAAAGATGGCGAAGTTTTAGCGAGTCAGTTTATAAAGGCAGACGTTTCTTTTCAATATGCGCTACAAAAGAAACTATTTTTAACGCCACATCTAGATTTGGTTATTTTTGGAGACCATTCATTCTCTAATTATGTAAACAACTTTACAAAACCAACTTCAAATTGGAACAATATAGAACAAACAGGCCTTATTATTTCTACAGGACTTACTGCTTCTTACAATTCTATTTTAGGACCCATTAGTATAGACGCATCTTTTGTAAATGACATTAATCAAATGCGTTTTTTCGTGGGTGTAGGTTATAGTTTTGTAGGGTTTTAAATTTAATGAGTTTGTATTTTCTTATTAAGATTTAATCGATAATTTTATAAAATATTTGTGAAATAATAATTCACAAAACCTAGAGTAGAAAAAATAAGTACTTCAATTTAATTGTATCTTTGCCTCAATATTTTATGTAAATAATTATCTTATTTTATATGCCTTTTAGAAAATTACATCCTCATTTGAAAGAAAAGTTAGCCGAATTTGAGATAACAACTCCTACTCCATTTCAAAAAGCAAGTATCTCTACCATTAAAAGTGGCGCCAATGTTTTTTGTAATGCTCCAGAAAATAGTGGAAAAACAACTACTTTAATACTAACTTCTTTAAATAAATTAAAGTGCGAAGAAGTTGGTACAGCACCAAGAGCCATTGTTTTGGTAGAAAATAATGACAAAGCTTTAGAATTATATGATGTTTTTTTAAAATACACAAGATCTTCTTCTCTACGAGTTTACGTTGCAAATGAAAGAGAACATATCGATTTATTAAAGTCGGAGATTTTTGAAGGTGTAGATGTTCTAATTGCGACTCCAAAAACAATGCACAAACTGTTGTTATTAGAAGGTGTAAATACAACACAAGTAAAGATTTTTAGCATCGATAATGCCGATTTTCTAGCACAAAAAAACTATTCTGCTGAAGTTTTATCAATAACACAAAGTATTACGAAATGTCAGTTTGTAATGTATTCAGAAAAAATGAATCCTACTTTAAAACGTTTTGAAGATTATTTTATGCAATTTGCCAAAACAGTTGCTGTTTAAGATTCTATTTTATTAAAAATAAATTTATGATTATTCCTAAATTACATTATATCGCTGAAGGAAAAAATTCCAAAGAAATTCTAAAGAAGATTCAAAAAGCGTGTACTTCTGGTGCAGAATTGATACAGTTGAATTTAGACACGATTTCTAAAAAAAAGTTTTTAGATGTTGCGAAAGAAGCTAGAGAAATTACGGCTTATTTTCAAACAAGATTAATTGTAAAAGACCACTATAAAATTGCGAAAGAAGTAAAAGCAGATGGTGTACATTTCGAAAATACAGACTCCTACTCTTTTTCTGTAAGAATCCATTTATACACATGGCAAATTGTTGGAGGAACTGCGAACAATTTACAAGAATGTGAAGCCTTATTAGCAAACGAGTTCGATTATATTACTCTGAGTCCTTTTAAAAATTCATCTTCAAGAGATAAACAAACCAAAGTTTTAGGTTTGGCTGGTTTCTCTACCATTATAGATGTTCTAAAAACAGAAACTCCCATTCTTGGTTTTGGCGGAATTACTACAAACGATGTTACTTCTATTTTAGAAACGGGTATTTCTGGTGTTGTTGTTTCTGAAGCTATTTCTACTAATTTCGATGCTGTAAAAGAATTTAATCAGTTATTAAAAGCTTCTGTTGTAGATGAGAAGCGTTATACTTTCTAAAATTTATATTTAAATTCAACTTATTTGAAAGCTTTCTTTAATTTATTTCTGATTCTTTTTTTGATTAAAGCTTCGGTTTTAAAAGCTCAAGAACTAAATATTAATGGAGGTTTCCTAATTAAAGGAACACTTGTTTTGGGAAACCAAAACAAATCGTTGCAAATTGGTGCTTTTGGTTTTGGTGCTTTAAACTATGGCAAAATGTCTTTAGAAAGTGGTTTGTCTTTTGTTTCTTATCAATTTATAAAAAGACATACAAAAAAAATAAACGGGCTCGCCTTTTCCTATGAAGGTTTTACCTTGGTTGGCATTGGAAATAACACCAATTTATTAGGTTCTTCTGTGTCTAAATTAAATAACGAAGTAATTTATAATCCGAATGGTAAAGGTGGTTTTATTGGCTTAGGCTTTGGGTTTAGTAAAGATTATTTACCCAAAGAATTAAAAAGTTATGGCATAAAAAATGGTCAGTTTATTATGCGATTTAGTAAAGGAAATAAAAGTATGCATACCATTTTTACAAACGATTTTAAAATCGGTAAATTATTTAATGGAGAAAGAACAGATTATGCAACTACAGGTTCTTTTTATGCTGGGTATACTTCAATAAATAAACAACATAGAGTATTTCAAACAGGAATTGGAATAGCACTATTTACAGCACAACCCAATTATTCCAAATCACCTAGAAACCCTTTAAATTCTGATGATGGTCGTAAAAATGTTTGGTTTACCTTACCACCTTTTAAAGATTTATTTTACTCAAATTTATATGGTTTTGTAGCTTACCAAGATGCCAATTATTCTGTAAGTTCTAAAATTGGCATAAATAGCGAACGTTTGGGAGCTTATGTACAAAATAAATTACATGACGGTTTTGGATTAAACCCACGTTTTCCTTGGAATGTTGCTAAAAAAGATAAATTATATTATGAATTTATTGGAAGTATTAATTATACAAATAATACAGATGATTAATTCTAAAAACATATATATACTTGTTTTATTCTTGATTATTTCTAGTTGTAAAACCTACCAAACATTTTATGGTGAAACAGCGACTTTAGAAACTTTTAATGCACAGACAAAAAGATTAAATTTTAGTTACAATAATCTTAAAGAAGTTCCTGAAAATATTAAAACTTTAAAGGATTTAAGAATGATAAACCTTTCTGGAAATATACTTTTAGATATCGATAAAACATTAGATGCTTTACCAAATCCAGAAAAATTAGAAGTACTTATTTTAGATAGTCTTCACCTTAAAACAATACCTAAAAATATCACAAAGTTTATCAATTTAAAACAACTCTCAATTGCCTATAATAGTAACTTAAACTTAAAAAACACGTTTAATAAATTATCTAATATTCCATTAGAATTTTTGAATTTAAGTGGGAATAATATCAATAAATTACCAAAAAACATACAAGAGTTAAAAACAATTAAAGATCTAA
This genomic window contains:
- a CDS encoding DEAD/DEAH box helicase; its protein translation is MPFRKLHPHLKEKLAEFEITTPTPFQKASISTIKSGANVFCNAPENSGKTTTLILTSLNKLKCEEVGTAPRAIVLVENNDKALELYDVFLKYTRSSSLRVYVANEREHIDLLKSEIFEGVDVLIATPKTMHKLLLLEGVNTTQVKIFSIDNADFLAQKNYSAEVLSITQSITKCQFVMYSEKMNPTLKRFEDYFMQFAKTVAV
- a CDS encoding patatin-like phospholipase family protein, yielding MFKNYTILLTFLISFSALLAQEKKPKVALVLSGGGAKGVAHIPLLQKMDSLGIVPDLIVGNSMGSIVGGLYAMGYSGNEIANLAKNIDWNNLIGGSLSLDNVSNEEKSEFNQYLISAAIVKGKVKISPFILSDQNLRNFLTSITYPVYNISNFDKLPIPFRALATDIVAGKEVVLDSGSLALAMRSSMSIPGVFSAVPYKNTLLIDGGVLNNFPVDVAKRLGADFIIGSDVGNGMLPKERLDNLQSLLFQSGMIASNIKNPANRKLCDILLSHGPNITYGTPDFGQASNIYKQGKIALTKELSQLVKISKELKKFKQRTRSLPIERDSISLDAIEYKGISEEHLNLIKARANLNKGEKYTKVDIAKGINTAMGTALFEQIAYGFFDKENKTTLFLNASEIANHQIKGAVHYNNELGAGLILNYTGRNLIGKSSRSLITIDLAKNPKIRLQHQNILGENKNWWMRSELYVNNYSQGLFTAGFRTEDYKYRFQQVKSKINRNLSSLKSYVGIGFEYENTVLKPQVPIDVTSDEGDQISRYRYQDYLGTLSFHYNTINKQYFATQGTSVAVNYKRSLNNLLNIDIFSFDTPEDIELESSLANYHKLSIAASKRIPISPKSTLITGITSGFIFEDSVKENELSFTDYSVGPSYYLGGNASIARGGSFIVPGLKDGEVLASQFIKADVSFQYALQKKLFLTPHLDLVIFGDHSFSNYVNNFTKPTSNWNNIEQTGLIISTGLTASYNSILGPISIDASFVNDINQMRFFVGVGYSFVGF
- a CDS encoding thiamine phosphate synthase, which gives rise to MIIPKLHYIAEGKNSKEILKKIQKACTSGAELIQLNLDTISKKKFLDVAKEAREITAYFQTRLIVKDHYKIAKEVKADGVHFENTDSYSFSVRIHLYTWQIVGGTANNLQECEALLANEFDYITLSPFKNSSSRDKQTKVLGLAGFSTIIDVLKTETPILGFGGITTNDVTSILETGISGVVVSEAISTNFDAVKEFNQLLKASVVDEKRYTF
- a CDS encoding leucine-rich repeat domain-containing protein — protein: MINSKNIYILVLFLIISSCKTYQTFYGETATLETFNAQTKRLNFSYNNLKEVPENIKTLKDLRMINLSGNILLDIDKTLDALPNPEKLEVLILDSLHLKTIPKNITKFINLKQLSIAYNSNLNLKNTFNKLSNIPLEFLNLSGNNINKLPKNIQELKTIKDLNLSYNNLQDVESYGYLAKLPLLYSLWLDHNKLSELPKEIGHLNQVSYFYINNNYLKNIPNEISGMKNLRVLHAGYNYITEFPKEFIGAQKLTLVHINNNKITSFPRVYKTAKYSLAALLLNNNPISKTEQKWAEKTFKNFFLLSFKQSY